In Suncus etruscus isolate mSunEtr1 chromosome 9, mSunEtr1.pri.cur, whole genome shotgun sequence, the genomic window CATTCGGCTGCAAAGATTGGTGAGATTAgacaaataattattaaatatcctcatatcaaatatataaacttatatatctaattatttttctactttcttctatTTATCCTTCCTGATAATTCTTTGGTACAGATAAAataaggaagaggtttaaggtcatataaagaaaataattatttttcttttttgccattttgttACCAACTATAAGTACTCAATTCATAAACTGTGATTCTATAATGTTAAATAGTTAACAAATAAATTCTGATATTATGATACTTATAAAATAGGCATCCAATGAGCTTCATTTAATGGATTCTCCAAATTGTCATGCTTTTGTTACATCTGAGCAGGTCAATCATATTTGTAGCATGCCACCAAAATACATAAGGAAATATTTGGATGAGTTATTAAAAGCTCTTTGAGCAATGAAAATTAAGTAAGACTTTAGTACTTACCATGACTATAAGCAGAAACAGCTATAAGATTTAGTAAGGGAAAAAGTTCCATACtggtaaaataaaaacacacacctTTTTTAAATCAGCTGACACAATGGAACTGAAAGTAAGAGTGTTTGGGATTTATGGGGAGTTCAGTGATCTTAAGTTAATAGAATTCCTTTGGTGATATGACAATTGTCCATTGAGATACAGTGAATTGCTAAGATATCAAATCCCAAAaggttgaaaggaaaaaaaaatctgaaataattCTCTAGTACTAATGTAACTTTAGTACTTACTTTCATCAGtgaaaccaaaatatattttaagactgAATAATTGAACTAATATCTGATTTGTGAATGAGTATGAATATCTAGATTATTCTAAAATATGTGATTAGAAAACATACCTGAAAAACTTAAAGGATAAAGTATTTATCCTATAGAAAATATAGGTAATTAGTAAAATTGTATATTTGTTCTTATAAAAGCTGTGTCCTAATTGGAATGAGCAGACAAAATTCTAAATAATCAGAAAACTATATAATGAGAATTTGCATTTAAGACACAAATAATCTCAAAAAGATTTGAGGGTATTATTGTTATAAATTAATTTAGCCTTGGAGTCAGAGGATGGTTTCTTTAGAAAATACCAGTTAGTGCTAAGGTCAAAATTTGAGTTGGAATTAACTAAGACATGCATTCAGTGGAGGAAGCATACCACAAAATTTAAGAAGTTGAAATATTTAACATAACAAATGATTATAAATTtagcttaaattaaaatatgtggtTAAAATGAGAGGTGCTGGAAAATAGAGCTGTTGGGAGTAACCAAAGTTATTGGAACAAGGAACTTAACTTTCAGGATAACTTAAACGATGATTAGTGAATATataaacaccccccttcacatgCAAACATTATGTGTAAATGCATGAGTACATACAAACATTGATTActtaattgtgtatatgtagactCAAAGATGAATATATATCAAAGAAAAGATATGTTAATAAAAACTAATGAGCTTATTACTCAGTACTTGGCTCATTTTATTACAAAGTTTTGCAAAGTTTATCTGAAAAATAAGTTGATtacttattgatttttattacaCTGTGTAGCCACATGACCATtcattcaatttatattttaaaagtttattgaaTCATATATTTACTTGTCCTTCTATTGAGCAATTATTTATCAAACTCAATGTTATTTCAAATTCATCTCAGTGAGTATATGCCTGAAGAAATACTTTAGAGACCataatacagctggtaaggtTCTTGACGTGTATGAGGCTTACCTAAGATCAATTCTTAGCACCCCAAATGGCCCACCAAGCCTGTCTGGGGTGGTCCCTGTGTATAGACTTTAGTTCTAagctgagagatcactcctggaggatcttggggaaaccacatgggatactagaGGTTgaagccaggtgtaatccccaaacaaacaaaaattagatcaATTCTTTACTAGAAATGGAATAATAATATATGGTCACACATAATTTGTGcatttataaataagaatatatagcTAACACATAAATGTCTCTCCAAAATAGGTTTCTTGCTATTTTACAGTCACGGTCAAAAGGactcaaaacaataacaaagctTAAGGTTTATTTCTGACTATTCTCAGGGGACCTTGAGACGTTAGAATCAAACCTAGCCTTCCTTCTCTAAAATACACTTCAGACCTCTTAGTTAGCACACTGGGCCCCCTCGTCCAGTCCCCCTACATGATTTTTAAgaccaaattaatttttgttaagttGAGAATTTGTTGAATGTTAATTTTTGATTAAAGATCtttaatgtaataaaatgtaaaaatgaatgTGGAATATGATGTACACCATATATTCTGTGTGACATTCTAGTCATTATTCaagtcatattttttatttttaatttaattaaagaacaatGTTTTGGTGGTTTCAGATTAgatgttttcaatgttgttgagtctgtgctttgaatttatagctataccactctctcTAATTCCCAGTATAAATgaaagccttaccactgttctctaattactttctcatttatttcctttccGCCTTAGTTCCCGCTCTGTCCTTTTATTCCCTAGGCTCTGGGGTGAAAGATGATTTAGGCTCCCCcttttactacattatatttcctattggaattattttatataccacaaataaatgagataattctgtgaaaaagttttttttattctcaCAGTTTTTAGttctcatgtttttcttttttttcattttatttgaacaccatgttgacaaagttttttattattgagtttcagacttacaatgtacaccatccttcacctgtgcatatttcctgccatcaaCATTCTCAGTTCCCTCACCCCCCCTCACTTCTTCCCTCTAtaccctccccctgcctgcctctgggacaggcattttactcctctctcctctcactttcaatctctcactcttttctttctcttccctttatttttccttttagacactgtagtttgcactattttgAATGTGGGgcaccatacatatcactttatctctgttcagcACACATTTCTcgtccagagtgattagttccaactatcattatcatggtaaTCCCTTCTCTATCTTAGCTGCACTGATCCAcgatttgtggtaagcttcctcccatggactggtcctcctgaccttcatctctattgtctctgaatattattaccaccCTAGTTTTCTTATATcacataaatgaatgagattattttatgtctatcccttttcctctgactcatttcacttgcataatactctccatatccattcatgtacaagcagatttcatgacttcatttcttttagCATTCcatgtgtagatataccacagtttatttatctattcatcaTCTCTTGAGGACTTGAactaaatagatttttattagtACATCAATTTCTAGTCTGCCGTTTAACACAGGAGAAAAGGTAGGAATATGTCATATCAAAAATAGTGTGTactggaccggagagatagcatggaggtaagacaattgcctttcatgcataaggatgatggttcgaatcctggtaccccatatggtcccccagcctgccaggagcaatttctgtgaatagagccaggagtaacccctgaacactgctgggtgtgaccccaaaaccaaaaaaaataatagtgtgcACAACTTATTCTGGATAATTTTATATGGCTAATTACatacattataaaaatgtaaagataaGGTTCTGGCAAATTTGAAGACAGATCTTTCACTTAAACTTTAATTTGTAGTTGAAGGTAGTTTATAATGTAAAGAGGATAAAAGTCAAGTATGCATAGATATTTagatccaaaaatatttttcagaaattgcATAAAGAGGttaaaaaggtaaagaaagaaagaaaattttggatAAAAGatccatattttataataaatgaatatatttagtaAGTTAATGATTATGTTCTacaaactcattttttaaaaacttgcaTGATCAAAAAAGGAATTTGtaataaatgaacaaagaaaatgtttatttgatGTCAAAAGGTTCCTATAAATTATAACTCAACTAAAACATTTCATAAGAAAGTAGATCCTTAAATGATTTCAGTTTAATTTAATATCAGTTAACTAAAATATTGCTTATCACTATTGAACAAAGTGACGTTATTAGAAAATTGCTgaacattataaaaattattaaaaagtttttttaaattataaaaaatgatctagacaataaaattttacaaaataattataaccAAATGATTTCTTGTATCTTTATTGAGCAGAAACTAGTGGAGTATGGAGGACAATGAGTGTGTGAAGCACTTAGCATGATAAAAATTTAATGCTCCCCATAGTCTTTAAAAGTGCAATATGGCAATGAGATTCTGATTAAAATGAGCAACTATTAACAAATATTGTGTAAACTACATGTCTGAACACTTTCTGGACAAGTATTGCAGAGAATAAATGACATTGTATACATATTTCTTCTAAAATGCAGTTATAGAGCTTGTGTTCTTGCCTGATAGTCAATttagaaccaaaaaacaaaattcagctTTTGAATTTTGACTTATAGATctgtatgaaatatttaaaatctgtATGTATTATCTCAAATTGAGAATtaggaagaaaaacttaaaaccGGTTTTTGTTAAGATAGGAATTGTTTTTATAGTTGAGTGATTCTCTTCTCTTTAAAAATAGATCATGTTTGACATTGTTTATTGAATTCTAATACTTCTAAATATATACCACCTTTTGCGAAGTATCACAATTAAAGTTATTCATGAGAATGTAAACCTGAAAATGCTGTCCTTAGTGTTCTGCCCTAGGTACAGATATTCTCCAAGGGCAAGAGCTTGTTAGTGAGCTTGTGATCCTCTCACATAGTCTACTAAGAGAATGATAGACATTGTGTACCACCAACAACTTCAAATTAAAAGTACTGACTTGATCATGTTAGGCAATTTTTCTGAAACTATTTGTATATGTCTTGGGAGGCTCATAATGATCTAAACCCACTTCATCTCTAGTTTCATAGCTGTGATAAAGAATTTCCCAttccattgtgatagcattaaaagtataatataaaCTAGGCCTTATTTCTCATAAACAAGTGAATGAGCAAATGACTAATCCAACTCTCATTTATTTGTGTATCTAGGAAGTTAGGGGCTTTTCTTATAGAATATGTCATGGGTCATTAGCATGATAATGATAAGTCATTAGCATGACTTAGTGCTCAACCCGATTATCCAGCTAGTGCTCCTTAGCTCAAAGGTGCTTATAAGACAAACTTTGCTGGTTTTGGATCAAGCTCAGGTACTTGGGCATGCTAGAAACCTATTCTACAacttgtgctctctctcctgtcCCCAGAGGTTCTTTAAATTAAAGTTGGAAAATATCTTCATGTTATATAATACCCTACATGgaaattaaaatgaatgaaaagttttatttgtttttcttaacaATGGTCTAGAAGTTATTGTGGGTGATATTAGCCACTTCCTCATTAAAACACTGAGAATAGTTTAAACTTGAGAAGTTTCTTTGGAACAAgtcctttatttacttttggatTTATGTACCTTTGAGTGAAGGTTTTTACCCGAGTACCGACCCTCTTTGGAACACTCTGATAACTCTAACCCGAATCTCCTTGGTCTTAACTCCATATACCATAGGGTTGAGAGCAGGAGGAAAGAGTAAATATACATTGGCCAAAAGAATATGAATATGAAGTGGAACATGGCGGCCAAAACGATGggtgaaaaaagagaagagagccgGTGTGTATGAAATTAGGATGACACAGACATGAGAGCCACAAGTTCCTAAGGCCTTGGTCCGAGCTTCATGGGATGAGAGACGAAGGACAGCTCGGGCAATGAGGACATAAGAGAGACCAATGCAAAACAAATCAACTCCAATAACTAACAGCGCTGCTGTCAACCCATACACACGGTTAGGTCTGGTGTCTCCACAAGCTAGCTTTACTACAGCCATGTGCTCACAATATGTGTGTGGTATCACATGGCTTTTGCAAAAGTCTAAGCGCCTAATGAGAAAAGGGCATGGCAACATGAGCATAGAACCTCGAATCATCGCAGCAATCCCAATGCGGGCAATTATAGTGTCAGTGAGGACAGTGGCATAGCGGAGTGGGTGGCAAATGGCCACATAGCGATCAAAGGCCATGGCCAGCAGCACTGTAGATTCCATCATACAGAAGGCATGAATGAAAAACATCTGTGCCAGACATGCAGAGGCAGAGATGTGTCCAGCTCCACACCATAGGATGGCTAGTAGTTTGGGGACTGTGGAAAAGGAGGCAGCCAAGTCGATGGTTGAAAGCATGCACAGGAATAGATATACAGGCTTGTGCAGGGTTGGTTCTGTGGCAACAACAACCAGTATGGTTACGTTACCCACAATTGTGGCTGTTCCTAGACAGCACACAGGGAGTGAGAGCCATAGGTGGAACTTTTCCAGACCTGGAATCCCCAGGAGGAAGAAAACTGAAGGATCCAGATCTGTGTTATTGGGAGACTCCATGGTCTGGTCAAGAGATCTCAGCATCTTCTGGGGTCAGAGACTGACACAATAACATATAACctggaaacaacacaaaacaaaaatataaatgagtaGCCTATCTTTATAGTGCTaggcaaatattttcatttataaaatagaacaataaCACTATCCCTAGAGTTGTTGATAAATTGTGTGAATTAATATTCCTAAGATGATTTGATTGGTGTTTGATATAtaatact contains:
- the LOC126018490 gene encoding olfactory receptor 52P1; this encodes MLRSLDQTMESPNNTDLDPSVFFLLGIPGLEKFHLWLSLPVCCLGTATIVGNVTILVVVATEPTLHKPVYLFLCMLSTIDLAASFSTVPKLLAILWCGAGHISASACLAQMFFIHAFCMMESTVLLAMAFDRYVAICHPLRYATVLTDTIIARIGIAAMIRGSMLMLPCPFLIRRLDFCKSHVIPHTYCEHMAVVKLACGDTRPNRVYGLTAALLVIGVDLFCIGLSYVLIARAVLRLSSHEARTKALGTCGSHVCVILISYTPALFSFFTHRFGRHVPLHIHILLANVYLLFPPALNPMVYGVKTKEIRVRVIRVFQRGSVLG